The following proteins come from a genomic window of Ornithinimicrobium cryptoxanthini:
- a CDS encoding HNH endonuclease signature motif containing protein yields MAITGTGVGVGEAFSGSGSLTPEMVELMFAQWEREQASDDWEAARDAAQWRAIDEALAQEQVSGWAAEELAGGLVAAGRGLDRAGVDADELVRVFDASMSDGLEAVGQLRARLDGIAFSLAFEAASRGLHTAVGLSLVDWLRVRCPMLSKQEACQVQDVVRAAGHHWGAPLAEAVRTGTGAVHRVAKVARTMRRLAGSLDVDQQQDYAKIATGAATNPGISDQDLDVVCQKLLIDLLDEKPREEAKATAQELRRVTSRPLGRGMTRFTVDAPEGDAGLIDGVLCGPLAAPTPAEDGTPDGRMPGQRKYDAFWLTFNRGTSNPGAPPSSARASVIVTVKADPATGRPEGAAVSSTGAVMDAAQAGRLACVGDVTPIVLGEHGEPLALGRTVRLATPGQFKALMVRDGQCTYPGCSVPGTWCDSHHLIWWCRGGGTDLELLVLLCPRHHTLVHDQDLMATITGSVVTWHV; encoded by the coding sequence ATGGCGATCACGGGGACTGGGGTGGGAGTCGGGGAAGCGTTCTCCGGCTCGGGTTCCCTGACGCCGGAGATGGTCGAGTTGATGTTCGCGCAGTGGGAGCGGGAGCAGGCCAGCGATGACTGGGAGGCCGCGCGGGACGCGGCTCAGTGGCGCGCGATAGATGAGGCCCTGGCCCAGGAGCAGGTGTCAGGGTGGGCGGCTGAGGAGCTGGCGGGAGGGTTGGTTGCTGCGGGGCGGGGCCTGGACCGGGCGGGGGTCGACGCGGATGAGCTGGTGCGGGTCTTTGACGCCTCGATGAGCGATGGTCTTGAGGCGGTGGGGCAGTTGCGGGCGAGGTTGGACGGGATTGCTTTCTCGTTGGCGTTCGAGGCCGCGTCGCGGGGGTTGCACACCGCGGTGGGGCTCTCGTTGGTGGACTGGTTGCGGGTGCGGTGTCCGATGCTCTCGAAGCAGGAGGCGTGCCAGGTCCAGGACGTGGTCCGCGCCGCGGGACACCATTGGGGTGCGCCGTTGGCTGAGGCGGTCCGCACGGGGACCGGGGCGGTGCACCGGGTGGCGAAAGTCGCTAGGACGATGCGCCGGCTGGCGGGTTCGTTGGATGTGGATCAGCAGCAGGACTACGCGAAGATCGCCACCGGCGCGGCGACTAACCCGGGCATCAGTGACCAGGACCTGGATGTGGTGTGCCAGAAGTTGTTGATCGACCTGTTGGATGAGAAGCCGCGTGAGGAGGCCAAGGCCACCGCCCAGGAACTGCGGCGGGTCACCTCGCGGCCGCTGGGTCGGGGGATGACCCGGTTCACCGTCGATGCCCCGGAAGGGGATGCGGGGCTCATCGACGGGGTGCTGTGCGGTCCGTTGGCCGCGCCGACACCGGCTGAGGACGGGACACCGGATGGGCGGATGCCGGGGCAGCGGAAGTATGACGCGTTCTGGTTGACGTTCAACCGTGGCACGTCCAACCCTGGTGCCCCGCCCTCGTCGGCGCGGGCGTCGGTGATCGTGACGGTCAAGGCGGACCCGGCGACCGGGCGGCCTGAGGGGGCGGCGGTCAGCAGCACCGGTGCGGTGATGGACGCGGCCCAGGCGGGACGGTTGGCGTGTGTGGGGGATGTGACCCCGATCGTCCTGGGTGAGCACGGCGAACCCCTCGCGCTGGGGCGCACGGTGCGGTTGGCGACACCGGGGCAGTTCAAGGCGCTGATGGTCCGTGACGGGCAGTGCACCTATCCGGGGTGTTCGGTGCCCGGGACGTGGTGCGATTCGCATCACCTGATCTGGTGGTGTCGTGGTGGCGGCACCGACCTCGAACTCTTGGTCTTACTCTGCCCTCGGCATCACACGTTGGTCCACGACCAAGACCTGATGGCCACCATCACCGGCTCCGTCGTGACCTGGCACGTGTGA
- a CDS encoding DUF3180 family protein, whose product MSDIAGVRASAVAMVAVASTAGCVLLLRGWRALGKNLPDVPWIGIGPLLLLILVVLVAGWQVRRYARYRTQEGASRRAPQRVTPQRARGTLVAGQSAALGGGALVGWYLAIALVHLPNVDVVSVRQMVVRAAISALVALALAGAGLLTQHWCRLPPGENDDDEDEPPRGVSYVS is encoded by the coding sequence GTGGCCTCCACCGCTGGCTGTGTGCTGCTCTTGCGTGGCTGGCGGGCGCTGGGCAAAAACCTGCCGGACGTGCCGTGGATCGGCATCGGGCCTCTGCTGCTCCTGATCCTCGTCGTGCTGGTCGCGGGCTGGCAGGTGCGGCGCTATGCCCGGTATCGCACGCAGGAGGGTGCGTCGAGGCGGGCGCCCCAGCGCGTCACCCCCCAGCGCGCCCGGGGCACTCTGGTCGCGGGTCAGTCGGCCGCGCTCGGCGGTGGTGCCCTAGTCGGCTGGTATCTCGCCATCGCCCTCGTCCACCTGCCCAACGTCGACGTGGTCTCAGTGCGGCAGATGGTGGTGCGGGCCGCGATCAGCGCCCTCGTGGCGCTCGCACTGGCAGGCGCCGGGCTGCTGACTCAGCACTGGTGCCGGCTGCCGCCAGGCGAGAACGATGACGACGAGGACGAGCCGCCGCGCGGCGTCAGCTACGTCTCCTAG
- the lysS gene encoding lysine--tRNA ligase translates to MTQSPATDPDATPATDVPEQVRVRTAKRAQLLEAGIEPYPVQVPVTHTIAEVRERWGHLETGEETTDEVGVAGRVVFVRNTGKLCFASIQSGDGTRLQVMLSLAVVGEESLASWKSLVDLGDHVFVHGRVISSRRGELSVMATSWQMASKSLRPLPVLHKELSEEQRVRRRYVDLIVRDEARQMVLDRAAVIRAIRRTLEDDGFIEIETPVLQSVHGGATARPFHTHLNAFDLPVTMRIALELHLKRAVVGGIERVYEIGRVFRNEGIDSSHSPEFTMLEAYQAYGDQTTMADLTQRMILAAADAMGGRQIDTPEGVVDLDGEWRWLPFYEALSAELGMQIDISTKADELTRLAAEREVPVDPSWDEQKIALELFGELVEPHIIQPTFVCDFPAAAQPLARPHRSEPGVIEAWDLIIGGTERGTAFSELIDPVIQRERLMEQSRRAAQGDDEAMELDEDFLRALEHAAPPMGGLGIGIDRVLMLLAGVGIRETILFPFVKPEA, encoded by the coding sequence GTGACTCAGAGCCCTGCCACCGATCCCGACGCCACGCCGGCTACCGACGTCCCCGAGCAGGTCCGGGTGCGCACCGCCAAGCGGGCACAGTTGCTGGAGGCAGGGATCGAGCCCTACCCCGTGCAGGTTCCGGTCACCCACACCATCGCCGAGGTCCGCGAGCGCTGGGGGCACCTGGAGACGGGCGAGGAGACGACCGACGAGGTCGGGGTCGCCGGCCGGGTGGTCTTCGTCCGCAACACCGGCAAGCTCTGCTTCGCGAGCATCCAGTCTGGTGACGGCACCCGCCTGCAGGTCATGCTCAGCCTGGCAGTGGTCGGTGAGGAGTCCCTCGCGTCGTGGAAGTCGCTCGTCGACCTGGGCGACCACGTCTTTGTGCACGGCCGGGTCATCTCCAGCCGACGCGGTGAGCTGTCGGTGATGGCCACGTCGTGGCAGATGGCGAGCAAGTCGCTGCGACCGCTGCCGGTGCTGCACAAGGAGCTCTCCGAGGAGCAGCGGGTGCGGCGCAGGTATGTCGACCTGATCGTGCGTGACGAGGCTCGCCAGATGGTGCTGGACCGGGCCGCCGTCATCCGCGCGATCCGTCGGACTCTCGAGGACGACGGCTTCATCGAGATCGAGACGCCGGTGCTGCAGTCGGTCCACGGGGGGGCCACGGCACGCCCGTTCCACACCCACCTGAATGCCTTCGACCTGCCGGTGACAATGCGCATTGCGCTTGAGCTGCACCTCAAGAGGGCGGTCGTCGGTGGCATTGAGCGGGTCTATGAGATTGGGCGGGTCTTCCGCAACGAAGGGATTGACTCCTCCCACAGCCCGGAGTTCACGATGCTGGAGGCCTATCAGGCCTACGGTGATCAGACGACGATGGCAGATCTCACTCAGCGGATGATCTTGGCCGCTGCCGACGCTATGGGTGGTCGACAGATCGACACTCCCGAAGGTGTCGTCGATCTTGATGGTGAGTGGCGATGGTTGCCCTTCTATGAGGCCTTGTCCGCCGAGCTCGGGATGCAAATTGACATTTCAACAAAGGCCGATGAGCTGACCCGCCTTGCCGCCGAGCGAGAGGTGCCTGTTGACCCCTCGTGGGACGAGCAGAAGATTGCGCTGGAACTCTTTGGCGAACTCGTGGAGCCCCACATCATCCAGCCGACCTTCGTCTGCGACTTCCCCGCAGCCGCGCAGCCATTGGCGCGACCGCACCGGTCTGAGCCCGGCGTGATCGAGGCCTGGGACCTGATTATCGGCGGCACGGAGCGGGGCACGGCCTTTTCGGAGCTGATCGACCCCGTGATCCAGCGGGAGCGGCTCATGGAGCAGTCCCGACGTGCTGCGCAGGGCGATGACGAAGCCATGGAGCTGGACGAGGACTTCTTGCGTGCCCTAGAGCATGCGGCGCCACCCATGGGCGGTCTCGGGATCGGCATCGACCGGGTGCTCATGCTCCTGGCTGGCGTGGGAATCCGGGAAACCATCCTCTTCCCCTTTGTGAAGCCGGAGGCCTGA
- a CDS encoding NADH-quinone oxidoreductase subunit D, which translates to MVLNIGPQHPATHGVLRLRITADGERIVAAEPIVGYMHRGAEKLFEVRDYRQIMVLANRHDWLSAFSNEIGVALAVESMLGMEVPERATWARTLLAELNRALNHLMFLGSYPLELGAITPIFYAFREREELQAVMEEISGGRMHYMIAQVGGLREDIPEGWLDRVDMAVSAVRRRLPDVAAMLIDNPILRGRTVGVGVLTTEQARQYGVSGPIARASGLDIDLRRDEPYLAYAELFGPDGPGRVVTRTAGDCYARLEVLLEQVEVSLDLAERCTEVLRGLPDGPIDVKLPKVLKVPEGEHYQATENPLGLNGYFLVSRGDKVPWRLKLRSASFNNVQVLSELLPGALIGDMVAILGSTFFVVGDIDK; encoded by the coding sequence ATGGTGCTCAACATCGGCCCACAGCACCCGGCAACCCATGGCGTCCTGCGTCTGCGCATCACCGCCGACGGTGAGCGGATCGTGGCCGCCGAGCCGATCGTGGGCTACATGCACCGTGGGGCGGAGAAGCTTTTCGAGGTGCGCGACTATCGACAGATCATGGTGCTGGCCAACCGGCACGACTGGCTGTCGGCGTTCAGCAACGAGATCGGCGTCGCTCTGGCCGTGGAGTCGATGCTGGGCATGGAGGTGCCCGAACGAGCGACTTGGGCGCGCACCTTGCTGGCCGAGCTCAACCGCGCGCTGAACCACCTGATGTTCCTGGGGTCCTACCCGCTCGAGCTGGGCGCGATCACGCCGATCTTCTATGCGTTCCGGGAGCGCGAGGAGCTGCAGGCCGTGATGGAGGAGATCTCGGGCGGCCGGATGCACTACATGATCGCGCAGGTCGGCGGGCTGCGCGAGGACATCCCCGAGGGCTGGCTGGACCGAGTCGACATGGCTGTGTCGGCAGTGCGACGGCGGCTGCCAGACGTGGCGGCAATGCTGATCGACAACCCGATCCTGCGTGGGCGCACCGTGGGCGTCGGTGTGCTGACCACCGAACAGGCGCGGCAGTATGGCGTGTCCGGACCGATCGCGCGGGCCTCCGGGCTCGACATCGACCTGCGGCGCGACGAGCCCTACCTCGCCTATGCCGAGCTCTTCGGCCCAGATGGCCCCGGGCGCGTGGTCACCCGCACCGCCGGCGACTGCTATGCCCGGCTCGAGGTGCTGCTGGAGCAGGTGGAGGTGAGTCTCGACCTGGCGGAGCGGTGCACGGAGGTGCTGCGCGGACTGCCGGACGGCCCGATTGACGTAAAGCTGCCCAAGGTGCTCAAGGTGCCGGAGGGCGAGCACTACCAGGCGACGGAGAACCCGCTCGGGCTCAACGGCTACTTCCTGGTCAGCCGCGGCGACAAGGTGCCGTGGCGGCTGAAGCTGCGGTCGGCGTCCTTCAACAACGTCCAGGTGCTGTCCGAGTTGCTGCCCGGAGCCCTGATCGGCGACATGGTGGCGATCCTCGGGTCCACGTTCTTCGTCGTCGGCGACATCGACAAGTAG
- a CDS encoding histone-like nucleoid-structuring protein Lsr2, translating to MAQRVQVILVDDLNGGEATETVEFALDGVTYELDLSDENATKLRDDFAQWIGVARRSGGRRQVRRGAGGSGASREELARIRDWGRANGFKVSDRGRVSRELQDAYAAAN from the coding sequence ATGGCCCAGCGCGTGCAAGTGATTTTGGTGGACGACCTCAACGGCGGAGAAGCGACGGAAACTGTCGAGTTCGCACTGGACGGCGTCACCTACGAGCTCGACCTGTCGGACGAGAACGCGACGAAGCTCCGCGACGACTTTGCCCAGTGGATCGGCGTGGCCCGACGTTCCGGCGGGCGTCGCCAGGTCCGCCGCGGCGCAGGTGGCTCCGGCGCGTCCCGCGAAGAACTTGCCCGGATCCGCGACTGGGGTCGCGCCAACGGCTTCAAGGTCAGTGACCGCGGTCGGGTGTCGCGCGAGCTGCAGGACGCCTACGCCGCGGCCAACTGA
- a CDS encoding methylated-DNA--[protein]-cysteine S-methyltransferase: protein MSAPVTGGSAHSTTESPIGTLTLVTDGDALTGLYMESHRHAPDPQSWGPSRAPAESAPVVRAAISQLSAYFRGELTHFDLALAPSGTLFQKQVWEQLLRIPYGETASYGELAALLGNPGASRAVGLANGRNPISIIVPCHRVVGAAGQLTGYGGGLERKQVLLALEQRVAGHSLW, encoded by the coding sequence ATGAGCGCTCCAGTGACAGGTGGGAGCGCCCACAGCACGACCGAGAGCCCGATTGGCACCCTCACGCTCGTGACGGACGGGGATGCGCTGACCGGCCTCTACATGGAGAGCCACCGGCACGCGCCCGACCCGCAGTCGTGGGGGCCGTCGCGGGCCCCCGCTGAGTCGGCGCCGGTGGTCCGCGCTGCGATCAGCCAGCTGTCGGCATACTTCAGGGGCGAGCTCACGCACTTCGACCTCGCGCTGGCACCCAGCGGGACGCTATTCCAGAAGCAGGTCTGGGAGCAGCTGCTGCGGATCCCCTATGGCGAGACCGCCAGTTATGGAGAGCTGGCCGCGCTGCTCGGCAACCCGGGTGCCTCACGTGCGGTCGGGCTGGCCAACGGGCGCAACCCGATCTCGATCATCGTGCCGTGCCACCGCGTCGTCGGCGCGGCGGGTCAGCTGACGGGGTATGGCGGGGGCCTGGAGCGCAAGCAGGTCCTGTTGGCGCTGGAGCAGCGGGTCGCGGGCCACTCGCTGTGGTGA
- a CDS encoding SAM-dependent methyltransferase: MTWTSWQAAWQEALYGVEGFYRRAEGPAGHFSTSAQGIPGTGQVLAQAVVALADRHGLSTIVEIGAGRGELLRELHSIDRTRTLRGVDVVDRPSNLPDGVDWLRSPGGLGLPAELAGLDDVLVIAHEWLDVVPCPVVLRSPDGPWRYVTVDPATGDERADELVSGADLDWLDTHVPDHVRRAEIGRPRDTAYADLCSRVLSGLVVAVDYGHTRDDRPVEGTLIGYRDGVSVPPVPDGSCDLTAHVAVDALGADRLVRQRDILHDLLGRRPLPDQDLARADPSAYLLELQRANALATLTAPTGLGAFWWATTLRRSGDLG, from the coding sequence GTGACGTGGACCTCGTGGCAGGCCGCCTGGCAGGAGGCGCTCTATGGCGTTGAAGGCTTCTATCGGCGTGCCGAGGGACCAGCCGGACACTTCTCGACCTCTGCCCAGGGGATCCCAGGGACCGGGCAGGTCCTTGCCCAGGCAGTCGTGGCGCTGGCCGATCGACATGGGCTGAGCACCATCGTGGAGATCGGTGCGGGCCGCGGCGAGCTCCTGCGAGAGTTGCACAGCATTGACCGCACTCGGACGCTGCGGGGCGTCGACGTGGTGGACCGTCCGAGCAACCTGCCTGACGGTGTCGACTGGCTGCGCTCCCCCGGTGGCCTCGGCCTCCCTGCGGAGCTCGCTGGACTGGACGACGTGCTGGTCATCGCTCACGAGTGGCTCGACGTCGTCCCCTGCCCGGTGGTTCTGCGCTCCCCTGACGGTCCGTGGCGCTATGTCACGGTCGACCCTGCGACGGGCGACGAGCGAGCGGACGAGCTGGTGTCGGGAGCCGACCTGGACTGGCTCGACACCCATGTCCCGGACCACGTGCGCCGGGCCGAGATCGGCCGCCCCCGGGACACGGCATACGCCGACCTCTGCTCGCGGGTGCTGAGCGGACTGGTGGTCGCCGTGGACTACGGACACACCCGCGATGACCGGCCGGTGGAGGGAACGCTCATCGGATACCGCGACGGCGTGAGCGTGCCACCGGTGCCCGACGGTTCCTGCGACCTGACGGCACACGTCGCGGTCGACGCGCTCGGCGCCGACCGCCTGGTCCGCCAGCGCGACATCCTGCACGACCTGCTGGGTCGCCGGCCGCTGCCGGACCAGGACCTGGCCCGGGCCGATCCGAGTGCCTATCTGCTGGAGCTGCAGCGTGCCAACGCACTGGCGACGCTGACCGCACCGACGGGACTCGGCGCCTTCTGGTGGGCCACGACGCTCCGCCGATCGGGCGACCTCGGCTAG